Proteins encoded within one genomic window of Flavobacterium sp. NG2:
- a CDS encoding VOC family protein has protein sequence MNALYPCLWFDGQAKVAADYYCAIFPNSKIISENNIVVRFELNGYPFMGLNGGPQYQFSPANSYVIECETQKEIDHYWEKLGTNGVYKQCGWLEDQFGVSWQIVPTILGRLMADIEKAPRVMQVFMQMTKFDIETLMKA, from the coding sequence ATGAATGCATTATATCCTTGCTTGTGGTTTGACGGTCAAGCGAAAGTGGCCGCAGACTATTATTGTGCTATTTTTCCAAATTCGAAAATAATAAGCGAAAACAATATTGTGGTGCGATTTGAATTAAATGGCTATCCTTTTATGGGATTGAATGGAGGTCCTCAATACCAGTTTTCGCCTGCAAATTCTTATGTGATAGAATGTGAAACTCAAAAAGAAATTGATCACTATTGGGAAAAATTAGGCACTAATGGCGTCTATAAACAATGTGGTTGGTTAGAAGATCAATTTGGTGTTTCCTGGCAAATAGTGCCCACTATTTTAGGCCGATTAATGGCTGATATTGAAAAAGCTCCTAGGGTAATGCAGGTCTTTATGCAAATGACTAAGTTTGATATTGAGACATTAATGAAAGCATAA
- a CDS encoding M1 family metallopeptidase, translated as MVKYLFLFLSSFIFAQQSHSVDFKNCLGIITLNTQEKSISGQVNYEFEVLQSIDTIRIDAQKMAFENVKLNGEAVVYRNTGTQLQLISKFKKGKNKLEFDYKAFPKQALYFVGNFEGGSSAIASQIWTQGQGRYTSNWFPSFDDVNEKVIFKLQITFDKDYQVVSNGVLKAKIDSIKQTTWSYEMCKPMSSYLLMLAIGKYDKYTAKSKSGLPLEMYLEKEEAAKFETTYRHSVAIFDFLEKKIGVKYPWKVYRQIPVRDFLYAGMENTSSTIFSSRYVVDSIGFEDRSYTNVDAHELAHQWFGDLVTAESGTHHWLQEGFATYYALLAERDIKGDDYFYSKMYESAQQLKYASRTDTIPVLNAKASSLTFYQKGAWALFVLNEAIGDKAFAKAVKSYLKKHQYQSVTTNDFFEEIRKVSNFDLVSFSKVWLEDYRFNTQEANKLLLKNKMMQLLFEVESLKATPLIEKQDFFKKVLQSEVDSFVKKAIVNQLKSEKFKAKKELLELALATQDIAVRQIVAVSLPKISEDFRLEYETLLHDKSYQTQEIALYYLWKNFPEKRIDYLNQSKNWIGFNDYNLRTLWLSLALSTSDYLADKTVLINELIQYSSPNYEAITRQNALEKLVGFRLTNDEVLKNLVKAKTHHMWQFSKFGRDTIRKMLKEEGMKASFEHVLSELNEAEQFQLNRLLKEL; from the coding sequence ATGGTTAAATACCTATTTCTTTTTCTCTCCAGTTTTATTTTCGCACAACAAAGCCATTCAGTTGATTTTAAAAATTGTTTAGGAATAATTACATTAAATACCCAAGAAAAATCCATATCAGGGCAGGTGAATTATGAATTTGAAGTGTTGCAGTCGATTGACACCATAAGGATAGATGCTCAAAAGATGGCATTTGAAAATGTCAAATTAAATGGAGAAGCTGTTGTTTATAGAAATACGGGGACTCAATTACAACTGATATCTAAATTCAAAAAAGGAAAAAATAAATTAGAATTTGACTACAAAGCTTTCCCTAAGCAGGCCTTATATTTTGTTGGAAATTTTGAAGGAGGGAGTTCGGCTATTGCTTCTCAGATATGGACACAAGGACAAGGAAGGTATACCAGTAACTGGTTTCCAAGTTTTGATGATGTGAATGAGAAAGTAATTTTTAAACTTCAAATTACTTTTGATAAAGACTATCAGGTGGTTTCGAATGGTGTTTTGAAGGCAAAAATAGATTCGATAAAGCAAACCACTTGGAGCTATGAAATGTGCAAACCGATGAGTTCTTATTTATTGATGTTAGCGATTGGGAAATACGATAAATATACCGCTAAATCGAAATCAGGACTTCCGCTAGAAATGTACTTAGAAAAAGAAGAAGCGGCTAAGTTTGAAACGACCTATCGTCATTCGGTTGCTATTTTTGATTTTCTCGAAAAGAAGATAGGAGTGAAGTATCCTTGGAAGGTATATCGTCAGATTCCTGTTCGTGATTTTTTGTATGCAGGAATGGAGAATACCAGTTCGACTATTTTTTCGAGTCGGTATGTGGTGGATTCGATTGGTTTTGAAGATCGAAGTTATACGAATGTGGATGCACATGAATTAGCCCATCAATGGTTTGGAGATTTGGTTACGGCTGAGAGTGGAACACATCATTGGTTGCAAGAAGGCTTTGCAACCTATTATGCGTTGCTAGCAGAAAGAGATATTAAGGGAGATGATTATTTTTATTCCAAAATGTATGAGTCGGCACAGCAATTAAAATATGCATCTCGAACCGATACGATTCCCGTTTTGAACGCCAAAGCGAGTTCGTTGACTTTTTATCAAAAGGGAGCTTGGGCATTGTTTGTTTTGAATGAAGCTATCGGTGATAAAGCTTTTGCGAAAGCGGTAAAAAGTTATTTAAAGAAACACCAATATCAATCGGTTACTACAAATGATTTTTTTGAAGAAATTAGAAAGGTATCGAATTTCGATTTAGTTTCTTTTAGTAAAGTTTGGCTTGAGGATTACCGATTTAATACGCAAGAAGCGAATAAGTTATTGTTGAAAAATAAAATGATGCAATTGCTGTTTGAAGTTGAAAGTTTGAAAGCTACGCCTTTAATCGAGAAGCAGGATTTCTTTAAAAAAGTCCTGCAATCGGAAGTAGATTCATTTGTCAAAAAAGCCATTGTTAATCAATTAAAATCAGAAAAATTTAAAGCTAAAAAAGAGTTGTTAGAGTTGGCTTTAGCTACCCAAGATATAGCCGTCAGACAAATTGTAGCAGTGAGTTTGCCAAAAATCTCGGAAGATTTCCGCTTAGAATACGAAACTCTTCTACATGATAAATCGTATCAAACACAAGAAATTGCTTTGTATTATTTATGGAAAAACTTCCCAGAAAAGCGTATTGATTATTTGAATCAATCTAAAAACTGGATTGGATTTAATGACTATAATTTAAGAACGTTGTGGTTGTCATTAGCATTGTCTACTTCCGATTATTTGGCCGATAAGACTGTTCTCATAAACGAACTGATACAGTATTCATCACCAAATTACGAAGCGATAACGCGCCAAAATGCATTAGAAAAATTGGTAGGTTTTCGATTGACGAATGATGAAGTACTTAAGAACTTAGTAAAAGCGAAAACACATCATATGTGGCAGTTTTCTAAATTTGGTCGTGATACAATACGAAAAATGCTCAAAGAAGAAGGAATGAAAGCTTCTTTTGAGCATGTTTTGTCAGAATTAAATGAAGCGGAACAATTTCAGTTAAATCGTTTGTTGAAAGAGTTATAG
- a CDS encoding VOC family protein, with amino-acid sequence MAKVSIYLNFPGTAEAAFTFYKKVFKTEFVGPIMYIKDVPSQDGNPQFSEEDGKKVMHACLPILGGTQIMATDIVESMGHQLIAGNNIHINLEPDSREETERLFNALSEGGSEIEPLQDMFWGDYWGSCLDRYGIRWMFNHHPTE; translated from the coding sequence ATGGCAAAAGTATCAATCTACCTTAATTTCCCTGGTACAGCAGAAGCAGCCTTTACTTTTTACAAAAAAGTATTCAAAACTGAATTTGTAGGACCTATTATGTACATCAAAGACGTTCCTTCACAAGACGGAAATCCTCAATTTTCAGAAGAAGACGGCAAAAAAGTAATGCATGCTTGCCTACCCATCTTGGGAGGAACGCAGATCATGGCAACTGACATTGTTGAATCTATGGGACACCAACTAATTGCGGGTAACAATATTCACATTAATCTAGAGCCAGATAGCAGAGAAGAGACGGAACGATTGTTTAATGCTTTATCAGAAGGTGGTTCTGAAATCGAACCTTTACAAGATATGTTTTGGGGTGATTATTGGGGAAGTTGTTTGGATAGATATGGAATTCGTTGGATGTTTAATCATCACCCTACTGAATAA
- a CDS encoding sulfite exporter TauE/SafE family protein — MESYILILLCVAAFAAGFIDAIVGGGGLIQTPAGLILLPNLPVSTVIGTLKIPAFSGTSFAAFQYLKKVTMNWRLLFLMMLIALPSAFAGSTLLTYMSNDFMKPLLLFILSLLAIYTYAKKNFGQHIEKNMTPRQQIINAALISFIVGFYDGFIGPGTGSFFVVAFIALMGFDFLHASANAKMVNLATNFGSICLFMLKGKIIWLIAIPMAVSNALGGWIGAKLAINKGNQFIRIFFLIVVVGTLVRFAYDVFWLR, encoded by the coding sequence ATGGAATCTTATATCCTAATTTTACTTTGTGTTGCGGCTTTTGCTGCTGGTTTTATTGACGCCATTGTAGGTGGAGGTGGATTGATTCAAACGCCTGCAGGATTGATATTATTGCCAAATTTGCCTGTCTCTACAGTCATTGGTACACTTAAAATCCCAGCCTTTAGTGGCACTTCTTTCGCTGCTTTTCAATATTTAAAAAAGGTAACGATGAATTGGCGATTATTATTTTTAATGATGCTGATTGCTTTGCCCTCTGCTTTTGCAGGCTCCACTTTGTTGACATATATGAGTAATGATTTTATGAAGCCGTTGCTGCTTTTTATTCTTTCGTTGTTAGCTATTTATACCTATGCAAAGAAGAATTTTGGACAGCATATCGAAAAAAACATGACTCCTCGCCAGCAAATTATCAATGCCGCTTTGATTAGTTTTATTGTAGGTTTCTATGATGGTTTTATAGGGCCAGGCACAGGAAGTTTTTTTGTCGTAGCATTTATAGCCTTGATGGGATTTGACTTTTTGCATGCTTCAGCCAACGCCAAGATGGTTAATTTAGCGACAAATTTTGGGTCAATCTGCTTGTTTATGCTCAAAGGAAAAATCATTTGGTTAATCGCAATTCCTATGGCTGTAAGCAATGCATTAGGAGGATGGATAGGTGCCAAATTAGCAATAAATAAAGGGAATCAATTCATTCGTATCTTCTTTTTAATCGTTGTTGTGGGGACCTTAGTCCGTTTTGCGTATGATGTTTTTTGGCTTAGATAA